A genomic window from Sphingobacteriales bacterium includes:
- a CDS encoding ferritin family protein, producing MQEFNSINEILDFAIQNEQNAVDFYNDLAKTAHSDDMKQIFMQFAREEMGHKAKLLKIKEEGIMSISAEKVLNLKISDYVVRAEASENMTYEQALVLAMKREKAAFRLYTKMAEKTDNQELRAIFESLALEESRHKLRFEIEYDEYVLREN from the coding sequence ATGCAAGAATTTAATTCCATCAATGAAATACTCGATTTTGCCATTCAAAATGAGCAAAATGCTGTTGATTTTTACAATGATCTGGCAAAAACAGCCCATTCAGACGACATGAAGCAAATATTCATGCAATTTGCACGTGAAGAAATGGGACATAAAGCTAAATTGTTGAAAATCAAAGAAGAGGGAATAATGTCTATTTCTGCCGAAAAAGTCTTGAACCTGAAAATTTCTGATTATGTGGTCAGGGCGGAAGCAAGTGAAAACATGACGTATGAGCAGGCGCTCGTATTAGCCATGAAGCGTGAAAAAGCAGCTTTCAGACTTTATACCAAAATGGCAGAAAAAACGGATAATCAGGAGTTAAGGGCTATCTTTGAATCTCTTGCCCTGGAAGAGTCGAGGCATAAGCTTCGTTTTGAGATAGAATATGATGAGTACGTTTTACGGGAAAATTGA